Sequence from the Helianthus annuus cultivar XRQ/B chromosome 13, HanXRQr2.0-SUNRISE, whole genome shotgun sequence genome:
atttgtctgtcacacaaattatataatcatgtaaatagtcggctgtcacccgactacaaatccaaatctcaatacaaacagaaactagaattaaaagtgtctcaCAAGAATCATTCACCCAGAGTGTCCACGAGAGAATTAGTCGCTCATTATGATTGTGCGATCCTTAATAGCTTGAAAGAATGTCGAATTCATGATCGAATCGGATCTTGTGGTTGGTGATaattatgatgatgatggttgaatGCTCGCCCCCCTACTGTCGTCGAGATGATGATATTATCTCCTGTCCTCTGCCGTCAATTCCCTTCACATGTGCGTCCCCTATTCGGCCCAAAAAATACACCACTTGTATTGGCGGCCCAATCACAAGAGACTCCCACATGTTGGCCCAAGTGTTCAGCCGTCAACCGTAGCCCAATAAATTCCTTGATGATAAGTCAAGCCCACGTGATCTTATGCCCATGTCAGTGTCTCTCAAATGGCGGCCCAACAAGGAAGTCCACGTGACTTTCTTTCTTGCATGTGTCTTCTATTATTTGATGATCGATGATGTGTGCGGCCCAATAAAGACCAATGATATCGGCCCACTTAGAAGTCAACATGAGTTATTGTTTGATGTTTGGCTCCTTGTGCACGCGCATATATCTTGGACCTTTATCTTCGTAGCCTCTTTCAAGTCTATGATGCTGACATCCACTAATAACCTCTACATGTGCGTGTATGTTGGCTGCCTTCAATCTTGGTCTGCGTGAATATTAGTATTGTTGAAAATCACAATAATTTTCTACACTTAAATAAGTCACGTGAAGCCTGAGGATGAATTGATGTTTTTATATTAATGAAGAGTAATTAATTCTTTTTTCATGTGATGTCAGTCACCAATCATTCCTCCCAAAAGTCTGTTGTATGCGTCCCTTTTTATCATCCATCCGTTGCCTACGGTTTAATACCGTAGGTTACGGTAGCAACCTGCTGTAACTTTTATTTTTTCTCAGCCGTAAGTTACGTAGTGGAACCATGAGCTACGTATTAACTTTCATATAATGACATTCAGGCCCCTGGACTTCATTCATGCACATTTTTCTTGTTCCTTCGAGCTATCTTTTGATCCGAACAAATTCCTGTTTACGTGATTCACTTGATTATTATCCCCGGCTATTCCGCTTCACCACCAAATGTCATAACTTTACCGAATTAAGTGATTTACCTGTAAAACGATCAACACTCGTAGTTATCACATTCAAGGCACATTATCACTTAAACTACAATAAGACACGTAAAATAAGCATGTTAACACtcgggtttcacactctccatcaaaTGCAAACTCGTATTTGGTGCAACTAGACACACAGAAATGGACTGGAAAATGATTCAAGCTAAAAAGGGCGTCGCAACTAGACACAGAGAAGCGGTCTCAAAAATGATTCAAGCTGAAAAGGGCATAACATTCATTACGTTTGAAGTTATACGAGGATAAGGAATGGACATAAATGTCTCAACCAGCCACACGCATGGACAAATGCTATAGGTGGGTTTTCCCAACTCTCAGGGACCCAATTTCGTCATCTAGAGCTCCGATTTTGAAGTCAATGTTCCCCAACAAAGCATTTTTAGTTAATTTCGCTTGGTTGTAAAAAACGGCTGGATTTTTTTAACTAGATATTTATTCGTTGTTTTGTAGGTTGttaatttcaaggaacttataaTTGATGAAGAATCATTGGAGATTACCTCTGACGGCAAGTTACCACTAATGAGGATTATAGAACTAGCCTATGATGTCAATTGTCAAGTTACGATCTGATGAAGGATTAAGGGATCTTACCACTGAAGCGAGTTACCTCTAGTGAAGATTCATGAAGTCTCGCTAATGAAGAAGAGATGCCACGTGTTAGCCTATCATTTGACGAAGACAAACTGTTGAGAGGATGTTATACATAATTGTCACTTGTCAATTCCGCACGTCTAAACAAGAACATAGATACATGAGTCTGCATTGATATTATTATCACTTGACCCCGTAGTTTAATGTGTCAAGCAGTTGAGTGTGAAGTCGGTACATGAACTTATGTGTGCAAATTCAGAGAAAATTTGCATGTCACCCTCGTTATAGCTAGAGCGTTAGGTAGAAAACCATCTCTAAATTCAATTTTAattaagagtgaattgcaagttttgtcctttatctttaggccattttgcaagttttgtcctttatcttgagtccattttgcaagttttgtcctttatgtttaaatttgacgagttttgtcctttatgtttaaaaatcaagcacgttttaccctttgcgccttaaaaatcaagcacgttttgtcctttatgtttaaaaatcaatcacattttgtcctttatgtttaaaaaatcaagcacgttttgtccttaaaaatcaagcacgttttgccccaaagggtaaaacgtgcttgatttttaaacataaaggacaaaactcgtcaaatttaaacataaaggacaaaacttgcaaaatggcctaaagataaaggacaaaacttgcaattcactctttaaTTAATAACTAGTTTTACATGATGTATTGAAAGTTCGAAACAATCAATTTTGATTAATACCTTGTGCTTATAGCAATTGTTCTACTCTTGTTTATTGTTTTGCGCATATTGTGAATCAGTTGCCGATGAAACAGTGATACCTGACACATTGATTAACTAATATCCCGCTGCAAACTAACTCACAGTGAATGTAGGGTATTAGCTAAGTTTTAGCTTGATTGCGATGCACACAAATTTAATCTCCCAACAACATTGTATCCTAGAAAGATCTAATTCTCTTGGTAGTAACTCGGAAGGTATTCATGCAGTTGCAATATGTTATAGATAATGGATAAACAAAGTAGACATGACCTGTAAAGTTTACACAACTATTGCCCTAGGTTGTTAATAGATTTATGTAACAACTGGTGATTGCGGTTTAGATGGCAAGAATGCACGGCTCCTATTACGACACGATTGTTTGATAACCCTATACTAGCAACTTCAGTTGACAAATTACAATAAAAagaaggcaaattggatttaaataattccaactttctcaatttggccgataataatcccaactcagttattgggcGATAATAATCCGAAGTGGTCCACATTTGGCCAATAATAGTCTGTGTTAAATATAGCTTatcggagttaagtttttttttcgaattacaaaccgatgttttagggcttttgcttagaacgaggatacgagttgattgatgtaaaatttacctcgaaatactgccccaaatgacgaaaacggtgctttaattcgggtgtttaaacttccaattaacaaaaatcaagccgtttgaagcaccgtttcgaggtaagttttacataaatcaactcgtatcctccttctgatcaaaatccataaaacatcggtttgtaattctgtaacacctcgtaaaatcatgtccaataatgcattgacacgtgtcccAAATCCTAGTGATGCCTAATGTTGGCTAGGAGGGACTATTTTTGCCAAAAATGAAAACTATGAAtgtggagggactaaaagtgtcaacatgcggAAACtatgcctctgagtgaccttacaCGGTGTCCGTATTCTCAAATGAGCCAGTTGTTGGACTAGAGGAACCATTGTGGAATTGTTTGAAAGTTTGTGAGAAGAATGGTTAAAAGTttcaacatgttaatttatacctctgagtgaccttttgacgaACCGAGAGCTTTATGATGTTCGTCATACTCTCAGGTGTGCCTAATATTGGCCATTAAGGGCTTTTATGCCTAATATTGATAATACATGAGAGTTTGGAAGTTTAGGGGCTAGAAGTGTCAAAGAACAAAATTAAATTTGCTGAGGGTCCCATACGAACCGTATAGATTGACCTTTACGGTCCGCAAGCACTTGCCCAGCTCCAAAAAATTACTTGCAGTCCACACCAAGGCTGCCAAACCCCCTCATTCAAATCTATGGACTTGTTGGTTGTTTATAACACGTTTAGGGACACTTGTTACCATCCCATGAAGCCTCTAAACACCTGGAATGATCAAAATCATCctcaaaaactataaataggtgttGGTTTTCATTGTAAGCTtgcaccatttcttgttttcccTTCCATACTCTCCTCCTCTGGAGGTTCCTGAGCATTTGGGAGCTTTCCTTTGAGTTTTAATCCGTCTCTTGGATCACATGTAAGGGTTCCTTTCTTTGCTTGTTCATTTATTAGGCTTTTAAAGCCGAAAGTCAAGCATTtccgataaacgctttgactttcggtttagaccttAATGGTCTAGCCATTGTTCGCAACAAACATGGCTACGTAATCGTAATAAGGTAGGtggttaatccctcaaaaggacACCTCCTGAAAATCACGTATGCTTGGTCAATTGACAGGTCAAACGTATTGTCTTAAAAAGTCAAACTAAGCAGATTTTGAAAAATTCATAATATGAGTTTAGAGGTGTTCTAAAATAagtttcaacacttaaacaacttggtaataattattagaacaaGTGTAAACATGTTCGGCTCGTTAATTCCAATTTTAGGATCGGTTTGCAACCGAAAATcgcgaagtttgacttctgctttgactttcgattctgacctgAATTAGATTAGTTTGCTACCAAAAGTcgcgaagtttgacttctgctttgactttcgattctgaccagAATTAGATTAGTTTGCTACTGATTTAAGGTTCCGTTATGACTGTAAACACCTTGGATCGACATCGACCTCCCACTTTTCAAAACCAGACTCTTTGACCTCCCCAGAGGATGACGAGAAAAATACCAAGACTCGAAAGAACTGCAAGGATGCAACCCGAAAGAACACAAACAAAAGAATCAGAAGAAGCGCAGGCCATACGTATGAGAAatgaatgaacacaaacaaaaagAACACGTGATTCTTTCAGAAGAACGAAGGTAGATATACACATCCAAGTCCTTTACAATTAAACCTTCCTCCTACGAAAGTAACGAAACCAACACAAGATACATCCAAACTATTATCTTCGACACCTATTCCAAGCAAGTTGCATACACAAATACACGGGAACTATAACACCAATATGAACTATAACAAAGAATAGAATGGAATGACTTTTCGATAATAAAAATCTTCTCATTCGCCTAGTTTGCAACCCCGAACATATGGGTGGTCAAACTTTATGTATTTGACCCAATATGAACGGTACTTTGTCATTGCCAACTCTAGCCACGGTTTCATGTTTCCGTTATAGTGAATCACAGCTGCTTTCTCGATATCCTTTTTATCAATGCTCGGGTTGTACCCGAGACCGAGTACATGCCATGACTTGTCGAGTGGATGTGTTAGCCCGTAAAATGTCATTAGTCCAGGTGGCAACGTCCCGAGCTTCCATAAAACCCGATCTTCATTCTGATAACAACACAATCAGTAAATTATCTAACAGTTAATGAAATATATTGAGCCCAGATTGTATTGACGACAGGCATGTAAATGAACCTAACGAACACGAAGAGAagcatgttcatgttcgttcatttaactttaaccgaacatgaACACGAGTATTTAATCGAACACATTTAACcgaacatgaacatgaacattTAATCTAACAcatttttgttcatgttcgtttatcaAGAAAATGGgcatgtttgtgtttgtttatgtccgttcgtttaaaacctaaacAAACAGTTCAAGaacgtaaacgaacataaacaaacataatttaacaaacaataaacaacacaaacgaaaacaaataaacataattggctaaacataaacgaacataaagtaagtttttatataaattagtgatAAATTACGATAACTTCCATTGCAAAACccatttttattactagaaaacCCAATTACTAATtaattatacttatataagtagttagaaagttccttttatgtttaatattcatataaatataactacttatgtatttaaactgaaacgaacataaatgaacgaacataaacggacgttcataaacataaatgaacgaacaaaacgtgtgttcatgttcattccttaaagagtaaagtacatggatggtccctgtggttatcCAAAATTTTGGAATTAGTCCAAAGGTATTTAAAGTACACTTGTGGTTTGCAATTTGTAACGTAttgggaccatctgtgtacttttggcaaaagttggggactaaatgtgttacaaagtgcaaaccacagggaccatccgtgtactttaaaAAAGCTAaggactaaatccaaaattttggttaaccgCAGGGACCATCAGTGTACTTTACTCTTCCTTAAATTAAAGCAAAACAAAattgtgttcatgtttgttcgtttattatataaacaaacataaacgaacttcctgtcgaacaagttcacgaacagttcataaacgttcggttcatttacaggcctacaTGTAATAAGAATCTAgagataaaaaaaattattactgTAAAAATCTTACCATATTTTGCCATTTGTGGTAAATACCAGTTATATCCTTCTTCTTCCACACATCAAGATCAAACATATTCATCCCATAAGCCCATCCACACGCATTCGGGTCAAAATTTCTCGCAATATGAGGATTCGAGAAATTCAAATACTTATCAAAACGGTGAAAGCTTTCTCCACACGTTTCAACCGCACCGTTCACTTTCCCGTTCAGATCGACCTTCCATAACCCCGTTAAGTCTTTTTGAACCACAATATCATCATCCAGAAAAAGAATTTTGTTCAATTTGGGATAAACTTGAGGGAGATAAAACCGAAGGTGATTCAACATTGAAAGATACTTCGGGTTTCGGTATTTTAAATTTGATGAACCGGTTGTTTGATGATCTGATTTGAAATAGTATTCTTTCATTGCGGCGGATTCGAGTTGTCGAAGAACCGGACAGTAGGATGAGTTTAGCCATTTGAATTCGTCGACGTTTTCCACGTGGATTGTAGCTTTGCCAGGTGGATTAAGTAAAAACCACATGTTCATTGCTCCGAAATTTAATTTATCGGAGACGAGATGAAAAACATGTTTCTCTGGTTCCTGTATTAGATATAAATAAGATCATTGGAACCATTAAAAATCTTACAGCCTccaaattaaatttaaaaaaattatacttaACGTAGTTTTTGCAAACGAACAAAAACTATCGAAATTTACCCGCGCTACGCAGCGGGAATTAGGCCAGTATCGGTTTGGTTCATTACGGTACCGGCACTCGTTATGACAACCgaaagagaaaacaaaaaataTTGAAGAAAATTTATTACAAAAAATTTATATAGCAATGTCGAGAATAAAAAGATGAACACAATTgtattcagttttttttttaaattaacgaACACGAGTTATTGAAGAAAATCATAATAAATACaaattaaatgggttaaaagTGTATATTATTAATAGTATAAGGGGAAaactcaaaattaaaaaaaaaaaaaaaaaaaaaaaaaaaaaaaaaaactcaagatAAAGCCAAGTGACCAATCAAAGTGAACTCTATTCACAAAACTTGCAAGTCAATGCAACCTGGTTCATACAAAAGGCATGTTTTGACATATGCTTAATGCTTACTTGGACTATAGGCAATCAAAATAGTACCGTTCACAATCTGCAAAGTATTTATGTTTGACAGCACGTTCAAGAATCAAGATTAATTGTAAAAACAAGTAACAGATATTGCAAATCTTTGTACTGGTTTATAGACGACAACCCATTGTTACGTTGAAAACAGTTTATTGCTATGCGTAAACACAACGTATGCCATGATATATGATGCTTATAAATTagaaaaaaagagtaaaatgccatttttgtccctgaggtttggccagtttagcgacttcgtccaaaggtttgtttttccaaatctggattcaaaaggtttgaaatcttgtcatttccATCTGGCTCATTAACTCTATCCATTTTTTCCGtaaagtcaggggtatttctgtcttttttgttaacttaaagagcaattcggtctttttcactttatgtacaagcattttgcataatgtacaagtattcaaaataccCTTAACGGAGAAGAAAAGATAAAGATGCCTCtgacttaacaaagaaaaacgGGTGGAGTTAACAAGACGAAATGGCATTTTACCCAAAAGAAAAAAGGATGCATAAATATACCTTAGCATTCTTGATAGTCGAATTCACAACCACCGATGCAGCCAAGACATTATCAGAGAACAGAGCATAATGATAGAGATCTGGATTCTCAAGATTCTCCCTCCTTGGGAATACGCGTTTCTCCAACGGAAGAAGATAATAATCGATTGTTAGGCGCATGGATAAGCAATGAATACCGTTTGGGATTGTTTTGGCAGCGATTTGACTCAAAAACATGCTCTGTTTCTTCAAGCTACGAACTTGTTCATCTGCTGACTGTAGCATAGCTCTCAACTTCCCTGTGACTAACTTACAATCATATAGCTGTTCTTTAGCTTTAGACAGTAGTTGACCCATAGCTTTGATTTTCTCCGCAACACTAAGAATATTTTCATCAACAAAACACACTTAAAAATGTGCTATAGATGGCAAAATAGGGGGTCAGATGGGTTGCTATGCAGTTAATATTggtgatatatcaccgatatatcgGTCAGAATATTGGCACTGGTATTATCGGTGATATTGACCGATACATCACCGATTTTCCCCATATCATTacctttcttcttattgctgatattagtgttttaagtcttaatgagttcctacttgctacaattgttagtgttttgcaagttgtaaatatatatataaattctgcatgatattaaaattaccgatatcccaccgcaataacctatatctcaaatatcggtcttTGACCGATATCCTTTtaaccgcattaactgcataggtaAATGGTCAAAATGGATAAAGTAGGACCAAAATGCCAACACTTTTCTTTTTGTCAATTTCTATTGTAGTATGATAAATACTTAATATAATGTGTAAAGTACAGTAGTACACgaaggtccctgtggtttaccaaaattttggatttggtctctagctttccaaaagtacatggatggtccctctGGTTGGCATTTTGTAATGCATTTAATCCCCGGCCAACAAATCTAGAGGTTTTAGCATGTCCAtgttagggactaaatgtgttacaaagtgcaaaccacaaggaccacccatgtacttttggaaaaagtatggggactaaatgtgttacaagtgcaaaccacagggaccatctatgTATTTTAAATTTTcgtaaaccacatggaccatctgTGTACATTactaaaacttattaaaaataaaaaagagcCAAATTTGTTGATTCAAACATTAAAAACTAACAATTGTGTGACCTAATAAGTTTAAAAAACGAATCCAAACAACACCGTATAAAAATACTGAATCAAATCTGTAAAGAGTATGTATTGAGTAATTTTTT
This genomic interval carries:
- the LOC110908427 gene encoding polygalacturonate 4-alpha-galacturonosyltransferase, whose translation is MIMARVYMSIATMKNKTQLAHELQSQLKESQRALGDATADADLNHSVAEKIKAMGQLLSKAKEQLYDCKLVTGKLRAMLQSADEQVRSLKKQSMFLSQIAAKTIPNGIHCLSMRLTIDYYLLPLEKRVFPRRENLENPDLYHYALFSDNVLAASVVVNSTIKNAKEPEKHVFHLVSDKLNFGAMNMWFLLNPPGKATIHVENVDEFKWLNSSYCPVLRQLESAAMKEYYFKSDHQTTGSSNLKYRNPKYLSMLNHLRFYLPQVYPKLNKILFLDDDIVVQKDLTGLWKVDLNGKVNGAVETCGESFHRFDKYLNFSNPHIARNFDPNACGWAYGMNMFDLDVWKKKDITGIYHKWQNMNEDRVLWKLGTLPPGLMTFYGLTHPLDKSWHVLGLGYNPSIDKKDIEKAAVIHYNGNMKPWLELAMTKYRSYWVKYIKFDHPYVRGCKLGE